The sequence CGCCGCGTGGGCGCCGGTGGTGCGCGCCAACGAACTGGTCGAGCGCGTGAAGCCGTGGGTGGTGGCGAAGGACGAGACGCGCCGCGCCGAGTTGGGCACGGCGTTGAACGCGCTGCTCGAGACGCTGCGGTTGGTCGCACTGTGGACCTGGCCGGTGATCCCGCAGAAGAGCGAGGCGCTGTGGTCGCAGTTGCGCCTGGCGGGAAATCCGGGCGAGCCGCGCGGTGAAGCCGCCGCACCGGCGTACGGGCGGAAGCCGCTCGGCGAGCCGGCGCTGGGAGCGGTCGAAATCCTGTTCCCGAAGATCGAGGTCAAGGCCGAGACCTGACCCGGCACGGCGACTCCGCCGCGCTACCGCTCGATCCCACAGCGGGCGAAATATTCGTCGAGCGCTTCCACCTCGCCGGGCAGATCCTCGTGCACGATGCGGACGATCTTCCCCTCCGCACCCACGGTGAGATGCTGGCGGCAGCGATGCCGGTGCCAGCCGGCGCCGGCCTTCATCAGGTAATCGGTGTAGAGCACCGGCGCGGTGTCGCCGTGCGGCGCCTCGACCACGCTCTCGTAGCGCACCTCGTCGAGATGCTCGATCGCCCACTGATTGCTGCCCGCGTACGAAGCGATGATCGCGGCCGAGCCCTCGACGCGCTCGCCGCGCACCTCGTACACGCAGCCCGGGGCGATCAGGCCGGACGCGGTCGCGTAGTCGTTGCGGTCGAGCGCGCGCGATAGCGCGGTGGCGGCCTCGGTGACGCGGCCGGCCGGCGTTTCCCCGACGTTCATTCGCCGAGGCTACGCCGCGCCGGGCGAGGCGTCGAGCCGCGTCCGGGGTCTTGACGCTGCGCCGATCGCGGCCCACGATGCAGGCTGTGATCGACACTCACTGCCACCTTTGCGACAAACGCTTCGACAAGGATCGCGAAGCGGTGATCGAGCGCGCCCATGCCGCGGGGGTGCGCGCCTTCGTCGAGATCGCGCACGAACCGAAGATCGTTCCGGAGGCGCACGCGCTCGCCGCCCGGCACCCCGATCTCTTCCTGTGCGTCGGCGTTCACCCCAGCGAATCGGGCCGCGTCCCCGACGACTATCGCGCCTCGCTGCGCGATCACGCGGGACACGCGCGCGTGGTGGCGATCGGCGAGACCGGACTCGACTTCTATCGCGACTACGCGCCACGCGAGCGTCAGGAGCAGTGGTTCCGCGCCCAGCTCGCGATCGCCGACGAGAAGGGCCTGCCGGTGGTGATCCACCAGCGCTCGGCGCTCGATCCGACCCTCGCGATTCTCGAAGCGGCTCGCCCGCAGGCCGGCGGCGTGCTCCACTGTTTCGACGACGGCCCGCCGGCGGCCGAGCGCGCGAGCAAGCTCGGCTTCAAGCTCGGCCTCGGCGGCTGTGTCACCTATGGCCACGCGGCGCTCGATGAGGCGGTGAAGGTGGCGCCCGCCGAGATGCTGGTGCTCGAGACCGACGCGCCCTATCTCGAGCCGGAGCCGCGCACGCTCAAGCGCAACGAGCCGGCGCTGCTCACGCGCGTGGTGAAGAGGATCGCCGAGCTGCGAGGCTGGACGCCCGAGGAAGTGGTGCGCGTCACCACCGCCAACGCACTCGATCTGTTCCGATTGCCGATCGGCGGCGCGCCCGTGGCGCCGGGGAAGGTGGGATCGTGAGCAACGATCGCGTGACGCGCTGGCCGATCGTGGTGGCGGTGGTGCTGGTGGCGATCGGCGCCGGCTGGATGGCGTGGACGGTGCTGCGGCCGGTGCCACGCCCGATCGAGCCGGCGATCGACGGCAACGCGCTCGACGTCACCGACTCGCTGGCGCGCTTCACCTGGCCGCGCGAGCCGCGCGCCGATGTCTACCGGCTCGAGGTCTACGATTTGTCCATGCACCTCCTCGCCGGCGCGATCGTGCGCGACACCTCGGCGCCCGCGCACGCGGTGTTGCCGGATTCGGCGCGTGCCGGCCGCTGGCGCGTGGTGCCGGTGACGCCGGGCGGCACCGAGCTCCCCCCCAATCGAACCGGCGAGTTCGTGCGGCACTAGCGCCGGTTTCACGGCCCGCCCCCGGCTCAAGCTCGCCCCGGTTTTCGCCGAAAACTGAGCATGTCCCAGGCCCAGCTTTCCCAGGGCGTCGAGGTCCTGCTCGCATTTCTCACTCTCGCCCTGGCGATCGGTGGCGGATTCCTGGTCGCCCGCGCCGGGGCCAGGCTCGGCCGCCGCGCCACCCGAGAGCGCGAGGCCGAGTTCCGCGATCAGCTCGACGTCTACCTCGAGCGAAA is a genomic window of Candidatus Sulfotelmatobacter sp. containing:
- a CDS encoding TatD family hydrolase — its product is MIDTHCHLCDKRFDKDREAVIERAHAAGVRAFVEIAHEPKIVPEAHALAARHPDLFLCVGVHPSESGRVPDDYRASLRDHAGHARVVAIGETGLDFYRDYAPRERQEQWFRAQLAIADEKGLPVVIHQRSALDPTLAILEAARPQAGGVLHCFDDGPPAAERASKLGFKLGLGGCVTYGHAALDEAVKVAPAEMLVLETDAPYLEPEPRTLKRNEPALLTRVVKRIAELRGWTPEEVVRVTTANALDLFRLPIGGAPVAPGKVGS